The following DNA comes from Thermogemmatispora onikobensis.
CTGCCTGCCCACCTGTCCCACCTATGCGCTGCTCGGGGTTGAGATGGATTCGCCGCGTGGGCGCATCTATCAGATGCAGGCGGTGGCAGAGGGCCGGATTGCCATCAGTCCAGAGTTTGTGGAGCATATGTACTGCTGCCTGGGCTGCCGTGCCTGTGAGACCGCCTGTCCTTCTGGCGTGCAGTTCGGGAAGCTCATCGAGGCTGCGCGCGAGCAGATTCAGCTAGAGATCGAGCGAGTCGAGCAGGAGCCGGCAGGTCTACCAGCCGCGAGGACTGCCACAGCAGTCCTGGAGTCAGGTACTACCCGCTTCCTGCGTCAGGCTTTCTTCGATGTATTGTTACCTTCGCGTTTGATGACGACGCTCTTCTTCGCTGCTCTTAAGCTTTACCAGCGCAGTGGTCTACAGGCCCTGGTCCATGCTACTGGCTTACTGGACATGGTGAATGCGCTACCGACGCCCTTTCGGGGTCGGCTGAAGACCCCGGAAGCCTTAATGGCTCCGGCGCGCGGCCCTCTTTTCTCTCGTCCCCTGCCAGAGGTTACACCGGCCCTGGGCCAGCGCCGCTATCGCGTCGGTTTCATCAGCGGTTGCATTATGGATCAGGTATTCCGCGATGTGAATGAGGCTACTATCCGCGTGTTGGCTGCTAACGGCTGCGAGGTCATTACGCCACCCCAGCAGCGCTGCTGTGGCGCTTTACATGTCCACGCCGGTGAAGCAAGACGTGGGCGGGAGTTGGCGCGCTACAATATCGATGTTTTCGAGGCTTATCAGTGCGATGCGATCATCATTAACTCGGCAGGCTGTGGCTCCAATCTGAAGGAATATGGTCACTTGCTGGCAGATGATCCTCTCTATGCCGAGCGCGCTGCCGCTTTTAGCGCTAAGGTAAAAGACATCAGTGAGTTTTTGACCTCGATCGATCTCAATCGGGAGATGGGCGAGGTACCGCTCACTGTCACCTACCATGATGCCTGCCACCTCATCCACGGTCAAAAGATTAAGCAGCAGCCGCGCCGCCTGTTGCAGAGCATTCCGGGGCTGCGACTGGCGGAGCTGAAAGAGGCCGATTGGTGCTGCGGCAGCGCGGGTATCTACAATATCACGAACCAGGATCTGGCTAGCAAGCTGCTGGAGAGAAAAATGAACAATATCGCAGCCACGGGAGCAGAGGCGGTAGTTACCGGTAACCCTGGCTGCATGATGCAGATTGCGCTAGGTATTCGCGAGCGTGGTTTGAAAATGCAGGTTCTGCACCCAGTTGAGCTACTCGACCAGGCATATCGAGCCGCTGGTCTTTACCGCCAGCTCGCCGCGGTAGCGGTAGCTCGTCAGCGTAGACGGCGCCAGCGCGCACTGCTGGCTGGCATGGGGGCCAGCGCTGGC
Coding sequences within:
- a CDS encoding (Fe-S)-binding protein; translation: MSSHSTALETTLAVTAPTEGPLRRHTHTYQLMRQCIHCGFCLPTCPTYALLGVEMDSPRGRIYQMQAVAEGRIAISPEFVEHMYCCLGCRACETACPSGVQFGKLIEAAREQIQLEIERVEQEPAGLPAARTATAVLESGTTRFLRQAFFDVLLPSRLMTTLFFAALKLYQRSGLQALVHATGLLDMVNALPTPFRGRLKTPEALMAPARGPLFSRPLPEVTPALGQRRYRVGFISGCIMDQVFRDVNEATIRVLAANGCEVITPPQQRCCGALHVHAGEARRGRELARYNIDVFEAYQCDAIIINSAGCGSNLKEYGHLLADDPLYAERAAAFSAKVKDISEFLTSIDLNREMGEVPLTVTYHDACHLIHGQKIKQQPRRLLQSIPGLRLAELKEADWCCGSAGIYNITNQDLASKLLERKMNNIAATGAEAVVTGNPGCMMQIALGIRERGLKMQVLHPVELLDQAYRAAGLYRQLAAVAVARQRRRRQRALLAGMGASAGAAIGYWLARRLR